The genomic DNA TTGAGCTACCCGGAGATGCTCACCTTCTGGAATAGGGGTTCCAAATATCGGATATGCACTCTCTATTTGCACCCAGTTCCTATCCCAGTTATTTTTATCGGGATTTTTTTCAAAATATTGCACAGGTATTGGGTCATCGTCCGGATATCTCATAGAATATACGAAATTTCCATCTGGGCTTATAGACCAGTCATCTGGGTACTTATCAGAGCCCTTCAAATTTTTATTCAAAGATGAAATAACTGCATTTGCAGCGTTTTTCAATGAATTCTGTACATCCAGTCCCTTATTTTCTTCTTTTCTCTCTTTTTTATCAGCATTGTGTTCTATTTCAGGGGTTTTTTCAATATCTTCTTTTTTGTCAGGTTCAGCGGATTGTGTATTAGTATTTAAATAATAATTAAGAGAAATATCATTATTATTTAGGTTTTCCGAATCCCTTTTTTCAATATCTGTCTGTACATCATGGGTTTGGGATTTTTCTGATATCATCTCATCCAATGATGGATTTTCATCAGGCGAAGATATTGTATTGGAATGGTCTTTTTCTTTAACAAGATCTGGATTTTCGTTTATCAGAGTATTTTTAATCTCATTCCATCTTCGCTCCAATTCTTCCTCTGAATACGTTGACTGGGTAGTTACGTACCCAAACTCATTGAGATAAAAGACGGTCTTGGTTTTCGGATCATAGAACTGATTTGTCTTTTCGTCAATGATTATCTCATCAGATGCTTTTGATTCATTCACATGAACATCCGGAATTTCTGTGGGCTTTGGGGTACTTGTCAATGGAGGGTATTTATCGTTATCAACGTCATAATCACAGACCCCATTCCCATCAAGGTCAATGTAATCCTTGCAGATGTGTGGTGAGTTATGAAAACAGGTTGCTGCTGAGGTGGGAACACTCCACAGAAGAGATAGAATGAGAGATAAACAAATGAGTGCAAGAAAGGAAGACTCACTCTCATTGTTGCAGGATCAAAAAAGTCTATCGTCTATCTCTGGATGGTATATCCATCAGAGATCATGGAGAAAGTATATCAATCACTCATGAATGATATGGCTACATCGTTAAAAATATTTTAATTTTTTATGCAAAATTTTTTCCGGATTTGTTCGATTTAGCGTGTCAATCCCTCTTTGTTTTCGTGTTCTCTCTGTCGGTATGTGAATGCCATCCCTGTGTCGTGGGGGAGGAAATCATACAACCTGGTGATTGGAAGGGGATGTACCTGCTATTTTTCAATATCCATCAGTATCCAGCACTTCATCGAATTCCTCACACCGAAATTTTTTACCAGGGTCTCTTTTCCATAGAACTGCTACAACTGTTACAACTGTTACACGGGCGTTAAATTGGATAAAAATGCTTTAATGCTCCAATAATGATTAAAAGTGATAATTCCGCTCAATACTGAGGAAGGGGCTCGATTAGTCAACCTTTTTATATAATGAATTGTGGAGACAGTGTTGCCACAATTATGAATCATGAGATTATTTCTCCCCATAAACGGTTTTTGCACCTTTTGGAGACACGAATGGGATAAGATAAAAAGGATACCCAGATTTACAAATTTTTCCGGGGTGTCTTCCATAAGTAGATACTTACTATTCAATAAATCATAGATATTAAGAAATTATGAGCGATAACCTGATGAGTTACCATTGCATATAATAGGTAAGGAGGAACTGGGATGTTAAGGACATATAAGGCGATTATAAGAAATAATTATGTTGAATGGGATAACGACATTCATGAAGTAATAAACTCAGATAATCCTGTTTCAGTGTATATTACTATTTTAGATGAACCCAAACCAGATAATAATACCGAAAGAGGCAAATGTATGGTTTCAGCTTTGAACAAGTTAGTTAAAATAAAAGCATTTGGCGATGTTGATGATCCTGTTGAGTTCATACGAGAGATGAGGCAGGAGAGAGAGCTACCGGGAAGACAAGATGCTGATTGATAGTAATATAATCATTTATGCCATGCATCCCGATAAGGAAATTGTCCGTAAATTAATTGAGAAGAATTCACCCTTTGTCTCCGTTGTCAGTTATGTCGAGGTACTCGGATATCATAAATTATGTGAAATGGAACGGGAATATCTCGAAGATTTTTTCAAAAATGCGAAAATGTTACCGATTTCTCAAAGCGTTTTAGATTATGCAGTAAAACTCAGGCAAATAAGAAAAATGACATTGGGAGATGCTCTCATTGCTGGCACTGCACTAACTCATGATATTAAATTAGTTACCAGAAATATTACCGACTTTCAATGGATTGAGAACCTAGAGTTAATTAATCCATTTGAATAGATTATTGCATTTATTGTAGATTTAGTTCCTTTCATCGTAGTGTATGTTGGATAAAATATAAGATCAGTAACCCTCCCACCAGAATACCTACAATTATTTGTGCAGGTCTCTTTTCCATAGAACTGCTACAACCGCTACAACTGTTACACGGGCGTTAAATCTGATAAGGATAGCTCAATGCAACCATAATGCTGAAAGGTGATAATTCCGCTCAATACTGAGGGAGGGGCTCGATTAGTCAACCTTTTTATATAATGAATTGTGGAGACAGTGTTGCCACAATTATACTTGAAAGGATAGATCTCGTCATAGAGAAATTTTTGCTCCATTAGGTGACACGAATCTGAAAAGATGAAAAGAGTAATTATTTATAAGTTTAATTTCTCTTACTATAAAAAAATGCTGCCATGAAAACGGTACAATTTATGGGATTTTAATTTATCAATAAAAACATTTTTCTATGTCTATCATTATAGAACTTATATCGTACAATCATATTACCATCCGCGTTTTCAATAGCACCTCCAATTTCTCTCCAATCCAGATACCATGACCGTGAACCAGAATCCTGAACAGATAGCCAGGGACACCATCGACCGGAAATTAAATGAATCCGGGTTCGCGGTTCAGCATAGAAAACATATCGACTGGAAGGTATTTTCCGGTATTGCGGTCAGTGAGTATCCGACCGATGCTCTGCCTGCTGATTATGTTCTGTTTGTGGACCTGATTCCTGTTGGGGCTAATGAAGCGGTATAAGAATTAAGAGCACAATAAAGGGTACAGGATTTAGACAGCCATATAAGGGGATTACAGAGTATATCATGCCACAACTTGAACTCATCGAAGCAATCGAGAGACGCCTCTGGAAATCGGCGGATAATCTTCGTGCAAACTCCAACTTTGCCAGTAACGAGTACTTCCTTCCCGTGATGGGTCTTATCTTCCTTCGTCATGCATACAGTCGGTATCTCATGGTGAAGGATGAGATAGAGAAGACCCTTCCAAAGCGTGGCGGAAAAACCCGTGCTCTCACGAAGGAGGATTTCTCCCAGAAGAGTGCTATTTATCTCCGGCCACAAGCCCAGTATGATTACCTGGTCTCTCTTCCGGATAGCAGTGACCGTGCGGGTGCAATCATTGCGGCGATGGAATCGATAGAGGAGGATTATGATCTTGAAGGTGTACTGCCAAAGGAAGAATACCGTGCTCTTGAGAATGATGTCCTGAAACAGACTCTTCAGATCTTAAACCCGGACGAACTGAAACAAGCTTCCGGAGATGTGTTCGGCAGGATATATGAGTACTTTCTTACCCAGTTTGCCGACCTCAAAGCCCACGACAACGGAGAATTTTTCACCCCGGTATCTCTGGTATCACTCATCGCCAATATCATAGAACCGAAAGAAGGTATTGTGCTTGATCCGGCCTGTGGTTCCGGAGGTATGTTTGTCCAGAGTGCTCATTTTGTAGAACGGCTGAACCAGAGTCCGACTGAACATCTGACCTTCAAAGGGATGGAGAAGAATGCAACGACCATCCGGCTTGCGAAGATGAACCTGACCGTTCATGGTCTGGAAGGAGATATCATGAAAGCGATCACCTATTATCAGGATCCTCATGAACTCTTTCAGAAAGCGGATTATGTGATGGCAAATCCTCCGTTCAATGTTGACGAAGTGGATGCCGATAAGGTAAAGAACGATCCCCGTCTTCCGTTTGGTCTCCCCGGAGTTAATAATCAGGATAAAGTCTCGAATGGGAACTATCTCTGGATCAGTTACTTTTACAGTTACCTGAATGAGAAGGGCCGGGCCGGGTTTGTGATGTCTTCCCAGGCATCAAGTGCAGGTAGGGACGAAGCAAAAGTCAGGCAGAAACTTGTGGAGACCGGAGCGGT from Methanospirillum hungatei JF-1 includes the following:
- a CDS encoding type II toxin-antitoxin system VapC family toxin encodes the protein MLIDSNIIIYAMHPDKEIVRKLIEKNSPFVSVVSYVEVLGYHKLCEMEREYLEDFFKNAKMLPISQSVLDYAVKLRQIRKMTLGDALIAGTALTHDIKLVTRNITDFQWIENLELINPFE
- a CDS encoding N-6 DNA methylase yields the protein MPQLELIEAIERRLWKSADNLRANSNFASNEYFLPVMGLIFLRHAYSRYLMVKDEIEKTLPKRGGKTRALTKEDFSQKSAIYLRPQAQYDYLVSLPDSSDRAGAIIAAMESIEEDYDLEGVLPKEEYRALENDVLKQTLQILNPDELKQASGDVFGRIYEYFLTQFADLKAHDNGEFFTPVSLVSLIANIIEPKEGIVLDPACGSGGMFVQSAHFVERLNQSPTEHLTFKGMEKNATTIRLAKMNLTVHGLEGDIMKAITYYQDPHELFQKADYVMANPPFNVDEVDADKVKNDPRLPFGLPGVNNQDKVSNGNYLWISYFYSYLNEKGRAGFVMSSQASSAGRDEAKVRQKLVETGAVEIMVSIRSNFFYTRTVPCEL